The following proteins are encoded in a genomic region of Arachis stenosperma cultivar V10309 chromosome 4, arast.V10309.gnm1.PFL2, whole genome shotgun sequence:
- the LOC130973889 gene encoding methionine gamma-lyase-like: protein MADAEAHTCTKKASMFTDPAAALASTRHEFGEHGGVNMSIEASATFTVMEPETMKRMFAGELGPDRDFFIYSRHFNPTVLNLGRQMAALEGTEAAYCTSSGMSAISSVLLQLCGTGGHVVASTALYGGTHALLANFFPKACNITSTFVDIDDMEAVESAIVEGKTKVLYFESVANPTLKVANTPELSALGHRHGLTVVVDNTFSPMVLSPARLGADVVVHSITKFISGAADIIAGAVCGSESLLNKMMDLHDGPLMLLGPTMNAKVAFEISERLPHLSLRMKEHCNRALVYATRLKNLGIKVIYPGLEDHPHHQLLKSIANKDYGFGGLLCIDMETEDRANKLMHYLQNCAQFGLMAVSLGYYETLMSCSGSSTSSEMDEEARRRAGISPGLIRFSVGFVGTLEQKWSQFEKALSKFHESELPNKS from the exons ATGGCTGACGCCGAAGCTCACACGTGCACAAAGAAAGCATCCATGTTCACCGACCCAGCCGCAGCATTGGCAAGCACGCGTCACGAATTCGGAGAACACGGCGGCGTAAACATGTCCATTGAGGCATCAGCGACATTTACGGTAATGGAGCCTGAGACAATGAAACGCATGTTCGCCGGCGAGCTAGGTCCCGACCGCGACTTCTTCATCTACAGCCGTCACTTCAACCCCACGGTGCTAAATCTAGGCCGTCAGATGGCCGCCCTAGAAGGCACGGAGGCCGCTTACTGCACATCCAGCGGGATGTCCGCCATATCGTCGGTGCTCCTCCAGCTGTGTGGGACCGGGGGACACGTGGTGGCCTCCACAGCACTCTATGGTGGGACCCACGCACTCCTTGCCAACTTCTTTCCCAAGGCGTGTAATATAACCTCCACGTTCGTAGACATCGATGATATGGAGGCTGTGGAGAGTGCCATCGTGGAAGGGAAAACGAAAGTGTTGTATTTTGAATCGGTTGCCAACCCTACCCTAAAGGTCGCTAACACGCCAGAACTAAGTGCATTGGGACATAGACACGGTTTGACTGTTGTGGTTGATAACACCTTCTCTCCCATGGTTCTCTCCCCGGCTCGTCTCGGAGCTGACGTCGTCGTTCACAGTATCACAAAGTTTATCAGCGGTGCGGCCGACATAATCGCGG GTGCTGTATGTGGATCCGAAAGCCTATTGAATAAAATGATGGATCTGCATGACGGGCCCCTAATGTTGCTTGGCCCAACCATGAATGCAAAGGTGGCCTTTGAAATCTCAGAGAGACTACCACACTTGAGCCTTAGGATGAAAGAACACTGCAATCGTGCATTGGTGTACGCCACAAGGCTCAAGAATCTTGGAATCAAGGTGATCTACCCTGGCCTTGAGGACCACCCTCACCACCAACTGTTGAAATCCATAGCCAACAAGGATTATGGTTTTGGTGGGCTTCTCTGCATAGACATGGAGACCGAGGATAGGGCCAACAAGTTAATGCACTACTTGCAGAATTGCGCTCAGTTTGGTCTCATGGCTGTTAGCTTGGGATATTATGAGACCCTCATGTCCTGCTCTGGCAGTAGCACAAGCAGTGAAATGGATGAGGAGGCGCGGCGACGCGCCGGAATCTCACCGGGTCTTATAAGGTTTTCTGTTGGTTTTGTTGGGACACTAGAGCAGAAGTGGTCTCAGTTTGAGAAGGCACTCTCTAAATTTCACGAGTCTGAGTTGCCAAACAAAAGTTAG
- the LOC130976486 gene encoding uncharacterized protein LOC130976486: MAAESKSLKACLISVGNREQEPLYGLFLATFSPTMAEIAAHSGFDFAVIDMLYGYGDIPNVLSCLHALSATHTPSLIRLPESSAVWAKKALDIGPAGLIFPGINSPKSARDAVSYCAYPPKGVRGAAHPAVRASNYGLDQNYLSKCEHDLLIICQIDSEVGLESVKDIAAVDGVDCVMLGPLGPGLGPDKLRTAEDAVLELKYSRGPGKGPHLAGFPSYRNLQEGGVELKKRGYHLVCGSTDVTLFRDAALASVNSFKSSTSGS; the protein is encoded by the exons ATGGCCGCGGAGTCGAAATCTCTAAAAGCATGCCTAATCAGTGTCGGCAACAGGGAGCAAGAACCCCTGTACGGTCTCTTCTTGGCCACTTTCTCGCCAACAATGGCGGAAATAGCTGCCCATTCCGGCTTTGACTTTGCGGTCATCGACATGCTGTACGGCTACGGCGACATCCCCAACGTCCTTTCCTGTCTTCACGCCCTCTCCGCAACTCACACCCCATCCCTCATCAGGCTTCCAGAAAGTTCCGCAGTATGGGCCAAGAAGGCCCTCGATATAGGCCCAGCGGGCCTCATCTTTCCTGGCATAAACAGCCCAAAGTCGGCCCGCGATGCTGTGTCATACTGTGCATACCCGCCGAAAGGGGTCCGCGGAGCTGCTCACCCCGCTGTAAGAGCCTCCAACTATGGCTTGGACCAAAACTACCTCTCCAAATGCGAGCATGACTTGTTAATCATCTGCCAG ATTGATTCGGAGGTTGGTTTGGAGAGCGTGAAAGATATAGCTGCAGTTGATGGAGTTGACTGCGTCATGTTAGGCCCGTTGGGTCCGGGCCTGGGCCCAGATAAGCTGAGGACGGCGGAAGATGCCGTTTTGGAGTTGAAGTATTCCCGTGGGCCTGGGAAAGGCCCGCATCTAGCGGGGTTTCCTAGCTATCGGAATTTGCAAGAGGGTGGTGTTGAGCTCAAGAAGCGTGGGTACCATTTGGTTTGTGGATCTACGGATGTCACTTTGTTTAGAGACGCCGCTCTAGCTTCCGTTAACAGCTTCAAGAGCTCAACTTCCGGGAGCTAG
- the LOC130973929 gene encoding protein CANDIDATE G-PROTEIN COUPLED RECEPTOR 7, with protein sequence MGSYSSSPLWARTLAVFLLLLFSTPSLAEIRSSEIRNDERPIIPFDQFGFTHTGRLELSVSKISLSNSNLDLSIVGFFLCTLDSWLHVFQQLEDGEIRCALQSDLVKTVYTFNSLNGKDSFTTVYNETDSDQYNLVFANCHPQQLKVSMNVRSAMYNLDGKTGIRDYLSAGRTVLPRVYFLFSLVYFSIAVVWIVVLYRKRLTAFRIHYFMLAVVILKGLNLLCEAEDKSYIKRTGSAHGWDVLFYIFSFLKGISLFTLIVLIGTGWSFIKPYLQDKEKKVLMIVIPLQVIANIAQVVIDESGPYGHDWMTWKQVFLLVDVVCCCAVLFPIVWSIKNLREAARTDGKAAVNLMKLTLFRHYYVVVICYIYFTRVVVYALETITSYRYSWTSVVAAELATLGFYLFTGYKFKPEAHNPYFVIDDEEEEAAAEALKLEDEFEL encoded by the coding sequence ATGGGGTCTTATTCTTCTTCGCCTCTGTGGGCCCGTACCCTCGCCgtcttcctcctccttcttttctCAACCCCCTCCCTGGCCGAGATCCGCTCTTCGGAGATCCGAAACGACGAGCGCCCAATCATCCCCTTCGACCAGTTCGGCTTCACCCACACGGGCCGCCTCGAGCTCTCCGTCTCCAAGATCTCCCTCTCCAACTCCAACCTCGACCTCTCCATCGTTGGCTTCTTTCTATGCACCCTCGACTCGTGGCTCCACGTGTTCCAGCAGCTCGAGGACGGCGAGATCCGCTGCGCCCTCCAGTCCGATCTCGTCAAGACCGTTTACACCTTCAACTCCCTCAACGGCAAAGACTCTTTCACCACCGTCTACAACGAGACCGACTCCGACCAGTACAACCTCGTCTTCGCCAACTGTCACCCGCAGCAGCTCAAGGTCTCCATGAACGTCCGATCCGCCATGTACAACCTCGATGGCAAGACCGGCATCCGCGACTATCTCTCCGCCGGCCGCACCGTTCTCCCTAGGGTTtactttctcttctctcttgtTTACTTCTCCATCGCCGTCGTGTGGATCGTCGTCCTCTACCGGAAGCGATTAACCGCCTTCCGCATCCATTACTTCATGCTGGCGGTAGTGATCTTGAAAGGTCTGAACCTCCTTTGCGAGGCTGAGGATAAGTCCTACATCAAGCGCACTGGAAGCGCTCACGGCTGGGATGTGCTGTTTTACATCTTTAGCTTCTTGAAGGGGATCTCGCTCTTCACTCTTATTGTCTTGATTGGCACTGGTTGGTCCTTCATCAAGCCTTATCTTCAGGACAAGGAGAAGAAGGTCTTGATGATTGTTATTCCCCTTCAGGTTATTGCCAATATCGCTCAGGTTGTTATTGATGAGAGCGGGCCTTATGGCCATGACTGGATGACATGGAAGCAGGTGTTCTTGCTGGTGGATGTTGTTTGCTGCTGCGCTGTTCTCTTCCCTATTGTGTGGTCTATCAAGAACCTCCGCGAGGCGGCCCGGACCGACGGCAAGGCTGCCGTCAATTTGATGAAATTGACCTTGTTCAGACATTACTATGTGGTTGTAATCTGCTACATTTACTTCACCAGGGTTGTGGTGTACGCGCTGGAGACCATCACCTCCTATCGCTATTCTTGGACCAGCGTCGTCGCCGCCGAGCTGGCCACACTTGGTTTCTATTTGTTTACTGGATACAAGTTCAAGCCGGAGGCTCACAATCCGTATTTCGTTATTGATGATGAAGAGGAGGAAGCGGCGGCGGAGGCACTCAAGCTTGAGGATGAATTTGAGTTGTAA
- the LOC130976557 gene encoding choline-phosphate cytidylyltransferase 1, with the protein MASATAPPPVDRPVRVYADGIYDLFHFGHARSLEQAKKSFPNTYLLVGCCSDAVTHKYKGKTVMTEDERYESLRHCKWVDEVIPDAPWVINQEFLDKHKIDYVAHDSLPYADTSGAGNDVYEFVKAVGKFKETKRTEGISTSDVIMRIVKDYNQYVLRNLDRGYSRKDLGVSYVKEKRLRVNRRLKTLQEKVKEQQEKIQIVAKNAGMHPNEWVENADRLVAGFLEMFEEGFHKMGTVIIDQIQERLRGPQSAAFHLESGEGDKDDDKEEYYDDDEDDSDEEYFEEYFGDEELNPHIIEKDEKKT; encoded by the exons ATGGCGTCTGCTACAGCTCCTCCTCCTGTGGATCGTCCTGTTCGTGTCTACGCAGATGGAATTTATGATCTCTTCCACTTCGGCCATGCCCGTTCTCTCGAGCAAGCTAAGAAATC ATTTCCGAACACGTACCTTCTAGTTGGATGCTGTAGCGATGCAGTGACTCACAAGTACAAAGGAAAAACCGTTATGACCGAGGATGAACGTTATGAATCTCTTCGTCACTGCAA ATGGGTGGATGAAGTCATTCCAGATGCACCTTGGGTTATCAATCAAGAGTTTCTTGACAAGCACAAAATTGATTATGTCGCTCATGACTCTCTTCC ATATGCAGATACCAGTGGTGCAGGAAATGATGTTTATGAATTT GTTAAGGCTGTTGGAAAATTTAAGGAAACGAAACGGACTGAAGGGATATCTACTTCAGATGTGATAATGAGGATTGTAAAAGATTATAACCAATATGTATTACGAAACTTGGATCGTGGCTACTCAAGGAAAGATCTTGGTGTAAGCTATGTTAAG GAAAAGCGATTGAGAGTGAATAGGAGGTTGAAAACCTTACAAGAGAAAGTAAAAGAACAACAAGAAAAG ATTCAAATTGTTGCAAAGAATGCTGGTATGCATCCTAATGAATGGGTCGAAAATGCTGATCGTTTGGTTGCTGGATTTTTAGAAATGTTTGAAGAAGGTTTTCATAAGATG GGGACAGTGATCATAGATCAAATTCAAGAAAGGTTAAGAGGTCCACAATCAGCTGCATTTCATTTAGAAAGTGGAGAGGGTGATAAAGATGATGATAAGGAAGAGTATTATGATGACGATGAAGATGATAGTGATGAAGAATATTTTGAAGAGTATTTTGGTGATGAAGAACTCAATCCCCATATTATTGAAAAGGATGAGAAGAAAACATAG
- the LOC130976323 gene encoding membrane-associated progesterone-binding protein 4 encodes MNYFYKMSLKSIVTSPLSGIALLVLLAALLLTFSPKFYTPQRLFSAEELALFNGTDERLPILLGILGSVFDVTKGKSHYGAGGGYNHFAGRDASRAFVSGNFTGDGLTDSLRGLSSTEVKSVVEWRDFYFKTYKYVGKLVGRYYDGQGNPTKYMKGVEAKAARGAQLLEKQKIEEAKLPSCNSRWSQDEGGEVWCDIGHPRMVQRPLEIALTGKMSKRCACFEESQLNQPGLEVYEGCDYHANRCKV; translated from the exons ATGAACTACTTCTACAAGATGTCATTGAAGAGTATAGTAACCTCTCCCCTTTCAGGGATCGCTCTTTTGGTTCTTCTCGCTGCTCTGCTTCTCACATTCTCCCCCAAATTCTACACTCCCCAG AGGTTGTTCAGTGCTGAAGAACTTGCTTTATTTAACGGAACTGACGAACGGTTGCCAATCCTTCTAGGAATTCTCGG ATCTGTGTTTGATGTAACCAAAGGAAAATCTCATTATGGTGCAGGAGGGGGATACAATCATTTTGCTGGAAG GGATGCTTCTCGTGCATTTGTATCTGGAAACTTCACAG GAGATGGACTAACTGACTCATTGCGTGGTCTCTCAAGCactgag GTAAAGAGCGTTGTTGAATGGAGGGATTTCTACTTCAAAACTTATAA GTATGTTGGGAAGCTAGTAGGTCGATACTATGATGGCCAAGGGAATCCAACCAAATATATGAAAGGAGTTGAAGCAAAGGCTGCCAGAGGTGCACAGCTTCTAGAAAAGCAGAAGATTGAAGAAGCTAAATTACCTTCGTGCAATTCAAGATGGAGCCAAGATGAGGGTGGCGAG GTATGGTGTGACATTGGCCACCCTAGGATGGTCCAGAGGCCACTAGAAATCGCTTTGACAGGAAAGATGAGTAAGCGCTGTGCTTGCTTTGAAGAATCTCAGTTGAACCAACCGGGTTTGGAGGTATATGAAGGATGTGATTACCATGCCAATAGGTGCAAAGTTTAA